The Solanum dulcamara chromosome 6, daSolDulc1.2, whole genome shotgun sequence genome contains the following window.
atatttaagGCAACTGATAGAAACttcaacaacatacccaatgcaATCTCACAAGTGAGTCCGGAAAGGGTAGAACATACACATGTCTTACTTCTACTTTTGTGAaatagagagattgtttccaATAGACTAACTAAtgacaacaacatacccaatgtaattcCATAAGTGGATTGAGTTTACGGAGTTTAACATGTACACAAACCTTACTCCTAGCTTTGTGAGCTAGATAGACTGATAGATACTTTAACAAGTTTCCAGAATATTAATCCAATTAAATATAACATCTAGCATAAGTAACAATCCACATGATAAAAGTACTTCGTTTGTTCTGAACAAGGATGGTTAATTTCCTACACTCTCAGAGACAGAAAAGCTAAACCTCCCTCCTCTTTCCACTACATACTCTCCTCAACCATGATAGAGAAGCAGAATATAAACATTTAACAAAAACACTCTCACTTTCTCTTCTTAGCAGGTGGTTgatcctcctcttcctcctcgtcttcttcctcttcctcatcACCGTCGTCATCATCGTCATCGTCGTCATCACCCCCTTCATCACCATCGTCGTCGTCATCGTCGTCATCATCACTCCCTTCGTTGCCATTAGCCGCAGGATCCTCCTCAGgatctccttcttcttcctcgtcatctccCCCTTCACCTGAGAAATCTTCGTCGTTTGCATCATCGTCGTCATCCTGATCCTCAGCATCTCCATCGTCGTCTTCATTATCATCCTCTGTATCACTGCCATCTTTGTTCTCGGTACAAGCTTGGTTCTTTTGACTAAGAGCCTCAAAGGGAAACCTGAAATTGACATATTAGACTTGTTGCACGGAATTTCCAGTTCAGTGATACCAAGAATACAGGACAGACGAATATTACCTTCTATCGGGGCTTATCAACTCCGACAATGAAGAAATGCTTACGAACTCTGACGATGGAGCAATGGTTACCAACTCTGGCAATGGAGCACCATCCTTCAGCAAGCATCCTGCCTGAAATCCAAAATTTGAGTAACATCAAGTCACCAATCAGTGCACCGTAAGCTAAATGACATGTAGCAGAGAACAGGAAGTTTCACAGTATTGAATGAAAAACAAATGCAATTATTCTTAACGAGCCAGAACGACCGGAATTCAAGGTAAAAGCCAAACGTAAATTAAATCTTCAAAGCTAGTGAGTGCAAATACATAAACAATTATGCTTCAAAAAAGGCACAAAACATAGGAAATGCCTACATACATAAAAACTCTTTAGCATTAGCATTTGCGGCTGTGATAAACATCACGAAAAGAAGATGACTCATCACAATAAAACATGAAGCTCTCTTCAAACAAACAGTTCCAAGCCAGAATAATTACGAATGGCAAAACAAGATCCAGTAAAATGTCACAAATAGCAGAAAATAGAACCAGAAAACGATATGTAGATGGCAAATTTCGATGTTCCAAATGTTAGTAGACCAGCAAATAGTAGACCGTCAACCCATGTTCAAATTTTCATCTCCAAACATTGTAGACCAGCAAGGTTAGAAGTTTTCATAACATTAACAGCCTCACCATAAGCAAGGTTCACAAGATTCAACATGGGATTAGCCTTTTGTTAATAGCTTCACGTACCTGTCCTTCACAATCCTCTACTTTTTTGACTACTGAAATATCATGACGAGGGGAAATTGCTTGTGGTAACAGCCCTGGATTACCTCTAAGATAAGGCCTTAATGGAACTTTTGTAAGCTCTGCTCGTACTGACATGACCAGACATGTCATCATGAAGGAGAAGAAAACATGGAGGGACATGGCGTATTTTGACACCATTTTCACTTATAGAACTAGTGAAGATATTTTTCACTATGGGGCTTAAATACACAAGATTCACATCAACAAGGGGGGAAGTAGTTACAATTGCTTGAATTTGGCATTGACATTCAATGCCGGTTAAAGAATACGTTACTTCATATTTGAGACATTTATTAGTCTACTAACTGAAATACAAGAAACACCTTTGTTAATGAAACAGTTTCAACATTCATGTACGGAATAAATTATGGTTTTACAAGTTGATCTTTTGATAATAAGAGCCAAACAGGCTGCAAGATCTGACTATTaagtataacaacaacaacataaggGTAAAGAGATTGATTCCAATAGATCCTCGGCAAGATCTGACTATTAAGTGTATAAGCAAAAGTTTTCTCCACCTAATTAACTAAATCTAGACAATCTAAAGGTGAAGGTCTGAAAAACCACAATCTCAAATATAGCATGTcaacaaaaataacatgtaAAACTGAAGCAAATACAGTAGCAAAGAAGCCATACTGAAAACAATGAAGAATAAAACAGTAGCATAACAAGCACTAACATGAAGAAAATAAACTGAATTCTCCAGTAAGTAGTTACTTAAAAAAGAACACAGTCCATATACAAAACTTCAAGAACACAATAACAAGCACATAAAACTAGAAATTCAAATGAAACAACTAAATTATCAACTATGAAGCCACAATTACCCCtacaaagaacaaaaaaaactgACCCCAAAGAGCAAGAACATATTTTGGTCAGTGGGGTTGGACTCAAATACAAAACCACACTCAACAGAAGCAAAAAAAGAGCAAGAAAActaaaacccacaacataaaaatcaaaacttttcaagaaaacaaaagGGGAAAAGTGTGTTATTATACCACTATGAGCAGAGAAGCAACAGATCTCTGAGTAACCAAAAGGGTCTCAGCAACAACAGCTTCAAGAACAGAGTTTACCATTATTTTCCCAAAAGCTGCAACATCAGAGCTGAAACTATTCACCTCCATTTCCCCCCCAGCCCCCCAAAAAACCCcaaaatttctctttttttttggtgagaaaagagaaacaagaaagagagtaaaagagaaacaaaCTACAATTTTGTAAAGAGTAAGTTGAAAGATTTGGTAGAGAGATGAGGAGAGAGTTTTCTGGGTTAGGGTTGGCTTTGAGGGTACTGTCCCCACATTGGGTGCTGGGGTGGGGTGACTTGGGGGTTGGGGTGATAGGTACAAGAAAAATTGGGAGGGTTTTTGGCAAAGGGTTTTTGTGGGCGTGTGAATACAAATTTTGTCGTTTTGTTGGGGGCAAAGTAAACTACAAAGTAGGGTGGACCTTATACGGTATTGAAAAGTGTGGTTCGATAATTTTGGTTTACGAGGTATAGAAGATGTATAGAGATATTCTTCTTGTAACTAGTTGATTGTTGAAGGCCTAATATTCACAATATTCTTTTTGAGAAGTGATTGTGTTGAATTAGGAGCTATTTAGGTGTATTGATTTTGTGTGTTAATGGTAATTTACAGTtgttattcaaaaaaataaattaggtttgcgatttataaaaatattatatcattattatattaaattaatttggtatgctttagtattttaaaatttgatttcaaTATTTTGTGGTACGATAAATTGGTGATCATAGTTTGGTCaacttcaacttacatatattcgTATAATAAAGAATTATaactttgattttttaaaaaacgtctcaattgtattatattaatatcttacacatgtaaaaatattcaacaTAAAGTACAAACAATTATCTTTGTTAATCAattacccaaaaaaaataatttaaattaagatAGAGTAGTCAAAGTTTCAACATCTAAATAACCAACATGGATTATGATGCAGTGGTGAAACTGTTTCACCCTTAACCAGAGGTCTCGGGTTTGAGCCCTAGAAATGGAAAAAATCTTATTGGGAGCCCACTCTCGAATGGGCCCTGCAGTGTGCGATAAGAATTTAGTCGGGGCTTCGGACGCTTgatgaaaaaacaaaaataaaataatatatatacatatatatatatagagagagagagagagagaattttcTATGTAACTATATACTTTGATACGATTTTTAATATTtcgatattttattttataaatactaTACGAATatcaaactttttaaaaatgcataaataCAATACAAAACACAATAATATCCAAATCTCGgtgttaaatttttttattttggtatGGCATTTGCTATCTCCCATACCATgtcccaccccaccccaccccactaCAAAGGGATAGTTCGGTATAAGGGATGTGATAAATAAGGAtatttctcaaaatattctatGAGATTTCTCACTATTTTAGTATAAACTAGTTTATGTGTTTTGTATGTATGTATTGCgttaatcaataaaattatatatgagaagaataaaattattaaaaaataacaattgaCGTTAAAATTAATGTTATATCTATCTAAATGACAAGAAATTCATATACAAAGGTTAAAAAGTTATTTAAAAAACTTGAACCACcttctttaatattttttattttttatttattttttaaaataagatttatataaggtaaaaatattgattttaaagttttaaatgTTAAGACTTTTGATTCGaatcaaataagaaaagattcaagaatcaaaattttagttaattttaaaGTACTAAATATTAGGAGTTGCTATctattacaaataaataaaaatttaatagttatataaatttttaattaactttaaagtcgtaaatattaaaataatattaaataacaattttattattataaaatctTTTAATGAAGACAAAATGTTGAATTAATATTTGTAAGGACTTTCACGCTTTCAGaataatatacatatagatGATAAGATAaatgcataataaaataattatatattttatttaaaaattattatcttTAACCCGCGTACCTCCCCGAGAAAGTGTTCAAAGTGACTTTGACCACCTATGATCTATTGTTCAGAATTAGTCTACGGACATTGTCAAGAGTCTTGGTCCTTCTTTGGCAAAATTATACGaattgataaatattattagtttattattatatataaatataattttattttattattatttatgggtatattttattgaaatttgttataatttatgggtataacgtttgtataattcgctatacaatttgcaGTTTTTGTATAGAGTTTGTATATTTCGTTATACAATTTATGTACATCGTATGTATAATTTTCTATACAATTcgcagtgtttgtatatttcgataTACAATTCGTGTAcagtgtttgtataattcgttatacaattcgcagtgtttgtatatttcggtaTACAATTCGCGCACAACGTTTGTGTAATCACGCACATCAGTCATCTTTAATGGAAAGaaattttgcatatttttttacttaaaatttcgtttatacaaatttaaatggATCATAGCAAACATAAATTCGCCATCGTAAATAATTAGAGAAACTATACTCATATAAAGTTATTATACTTAAAAGATTTGTTATATATAaaatttcccctttttcttttgtaaaataaaaaatgtcatTGCCATTGGATaagaaacttttttttaataataataattattattatcaataattttttattttcttcatttctaTTTATTcgtcttaatatttttttagtctttttctttttagcaatattttaatttcaattcTACACATGATGTGTTTAACaccataaaattaaagaatattttaatatatctttaatttaaaaattatacaattcaaaaattctttttattttttaaaaattttgtattaagttaaaatagtataaataaatttaaaaagggAGTATATTTTTTGGTTTTGATACAAAAGTCAGTAGTCGTTATTATCTTGTGATTTACTCAAAGTTAGAGGAGACCAATCAATTATGGATCCAAGTTTGGAAGCTTTTATATTTAGTCcaagttttattatatttttgaaatatgattggTATCTGGGATGGGATGGAATAAGTACGAATATCTATAGGTTGAAAATTGAGATATTCTATGAgatgattttattttactttttttttatgtaatagtaattttatcattttagtaCATATAGTcaagtaaaattattttaaaattagctAATTAATATCTCAAATtaagtataaaataaaattaattctgatttttatcccaaattttttatctttaaatatGAACTTAATTTTAAACTTGGATGTTGACAGTTGGTATTAACTCATATATGAAGTTGGCATAACTATAAGCATTGAAACTTGACATTATCATACCGCCTAcataaattttgtaattttcttatttttaagagcaagtgCTTCTAAGAATGTACCTGCATCACTATTCGATTTATTTGAATTTACAAAATATTTGGAGAATATGTGGTAATATCCGGTTAATTGTAGAACGATTGAAGTTTTCAGTACACTTAGAAGAGTAATCACGTTTATCTTAAGTTTCTCAGTAttgataataaattaaatacttTAGAAAAATTGAATATGTTAAAGAATATATGTAAAATTGGGTGATTTTACAAAAATGATCATTGATGTGAATGATAGCTTGAACTTATGACTTCGCTTGTTTCGTACAAAAATTTTCAGTTTAACAAGATCTTCAATTTGAACTTAAAAGTTTGCTCATACGATAAGTGAAAATTAAACGTTCACGATCACCTATTATTAATGTCATTGACCGTAACATAAGCTACCTAGGGCAAATCCTACCAATGTAAAGATTGATTATTGACACATCACATacttttgttgtttttttgttGAGATTGGGTTTACAATATTGAAAGAGTCTagatcaaattaattaatttttgacgATCCAATTTATAAGTTCTTGGTTGAAGAATATACTTAGAAATATGCTTAAATATTGTTATAACAATCATTAGTTATAGCAACATTTTATTATAATAGCTTGATTTTTTCTAGAATCATTTTTTCATGTATGTATGTTACTTTTCTATAGTAACATTTTACCTATAATAACGACGACATTTATTATAGGAAAAATAACACTTATAtcccaaaaaggaaaaatatttacCTGTAAATGCCACATTACTTTCAtaccatttttttattttttattacatactaaaaaataggcataatacataaatttgcCATTTAACTTAGCTTTAATTGTCATATACGCCCTTCAACTTTGGGAGTGTACaaatagacacttaaacttgtttaaaattgaacaagtagacacacatgTCCTACGTGGCATATTACACGTAGGACGCCATGTAGGATGTGAGTTGCCACATAGGACGCCGTGTAGGATGcttgtgtctatttgttcaattttatacaagtttaagtgtctgcTTGTGCACACTCAAAGTTGGAGGGTATAGATGACAATTAAAACCAAGTTAAAGGacacatttatttattatacctaaaaaataaaagtttatcacataaattgaaacaaaagaaGTGAGGGAAGAGAAATTCTTGTATAATAAAATTGATTATATTGGATccctattatattatataataaaatcaaataaccaaaaaattaaattgagaAAATCGAATCAAACCAAGTTAGTTTTGATTCGAATTAGATGACAATTTATTCAaaacaatatatttaaataatgcaGAACTAAATCAAAAAATTGAATGCACACCCATTATCGTAATTGAGAAAAATGAAGATTtcttaaatttatgattttaatacGATATGAAATTTGTGTGTGGCTGTTAaatttttgaaacttatgaTCCTAAATCTTTCATAGCCTATGTATGGCtacaaaaaaatgacatttaatttagaaaatataagatCACGTCATTCTCTCTCTCTTTAGAACGAATAATGAAAATTAAATAGTGCCAAATAATAAAACGTACGATTATAGGTTATTTAAGAAGATAAGAGAAGGTCTTGCATGAAAAAAAAGAGCTTATCAAGTTAGCCATGGTGACCTGCCTGAAACTAAGAAAGAAAGGATTTCATTAATATGTAACCCTTCCAAGTGATTTCAGGCAAGTCATCCTTGGCTAAATTTCCTTTAATATATCGTAAATAATCTCTTTActtcaaaaaataaagataacttcttatattttatttatatatcgaAAGAATGAAAAAGTCTTGCATGAAAGAGGAAAGCATGTCAAGGTAGCCAAGGAGACTGCCTAAAACCAACCAATAAAAGGTCACCATTGTATTAATAATGGTGTAATTAAAAACCTTTTAAGTAATATTGGAACAGGCAAGTCATCCTTGGCTACTAAACAATAATATGACTCTCTTCTTCATGTAAGATCTCTCTTCTTTTCATATTGAGATGATTACTATATGGCAAGTTTAGTCATCTATTTATAGTCACAACAAATTAGTAACAATGGAGAAATAAGCATCTTTTCATATATGTATAGTGGCTTTATGATTTCCTTTATTGTTTTGACTTTTGGTTTCTTAGCTACATTATCTGAGTTCCCAAATTGGAATAAGTTCTCTTCTTTAGTGGGATCTAAAGAATATCAAGCACATTGaccatatttttgaatttttagattTCGGATTGGATATCAGATTTAGTATTACAGATCCAATATATTAGCACCTTAAGGCCATACCCATTATAGTATAGAATGGTTTCAATCCTTGTTAACATTAGAAAATTCTATATTTTAAGGAGCAAATTATTAAGTGAATTGAGGTTTTTAATTGTCATGGTCACTTTTGAAGGatcaaaagtcaaaataaaaaatcccTAATATTCAAACTAGTTATCCAAACCAAACTTAAAAATTTCAATCTAATCCAAGTTTATTTGAATTCTATTTTGATCgtaatttcttcaattcaaaaatTAATATCCAAATTAGAATTTTCATATCCAATCCAAACAACACGAACACCATCTCTACATAGGAaacttctatttttatttctgagATGAGtacaaactaaaataaattcTAAGAAA
Protein-coding sequences here:
- the LOC129891444 gene encoding nuclear polyadenylated RNA-binding protein 3-like — protein: MEVNSFSSDVAAFGKIMVNSVLEAVVAETLLVTQRSVASLLIVAGCLLKDGAPLPELVTIAPSSEFVSISSLSELISPDRRFPFEALSQKNQACTENKDGSDTEDDNEDDDGDAEDQDDDDDANDEDFSGEGGDDEEEEGDPEEDPAANGNEGSDDDDDDDDDGDEGGDDDDDDDDDGDEEEEEDEEEEEDQPPAKKRK